The Mesorhizobium koreense genome includes a window with the following:
- the mobA gene encoding molybdenum cofactor guanylyltransferase MobA, which produces MPTDKAMTIGVVLAGGLARRMGGGDKPMRRIGGRTILDHVIERLNPQCEGLLLNANGDPARFARFTLPVIPDTVGDYPGPLAGVLAGLDWTAANRHGAEWVVSVAGDCPFLPRDLVARLHRARAAEDAQLAVAASGERTHPVIGLWGVGLREELRHALVGEGLRKIDRWTARYRLATVSWPTEPVDPFFNANTVDDLAEAERLASLVADQGAD; this is translated from the coding sequence CCGACTGACAAGGCCATGACCATCGGCGTCGTGCTGGCCGGGGGGCTGGCGCGGCGCATGGGCGGCGGCGACAAGCCAATGCGCCGGATCGGCGGCCGCACGATCCTTGACCACGTCATCGAGCGGTTGAATCCGCAATGCGAGGGACTTTTGCTGAATGCCAATGGCGATCCCGCACGCTTCGCGCGATTTACTCTTCCCGTCATTCCGGACACGGTCGGGGACTATCCCGGCCCACTTGCCGGCGTGCTCGCCGGGCTCGACTGGACAGCAGCGAACAGGCACGGTGCGGAATGGGTCGTTTCAGTCGCCGGCGATTGCCCGTTCCTGCCGCGCGACCTTGTCGCCCGCCTGCACAGAGCGCGGGCGGCAGAGGATGCGCAACTGGCGGTGGCCGCCTCCGGCGAGCGGACCCATCCGGTGATCGGGCTTTGGGGCGTCGGCCTTCGGGAGGAATTACGCCACGCGCTGGTAGGGGAGGGACTGCGCAAGATCGATCGGTGGACAGCCCGTTATCGGCTCGCCACCGTGTCCTGGCCGACCGAACCCGTCGATCCATTCTTCAACGCCAATACGGTGGACGACCTTGCCGAGGCCGAACGGCTCGCCAGCCTCGTTGCTGATCAGGGAGCCGACTGA